A genomic stretch from Mycobacterium paraterrae includes:
- a CDS encoding MCE family protein gives MRGSLRATLIKFGAFAVVMSVLTAFLFFTFGQYRTGAVTGYSAVFNDASRLRAGDSVRVAGVRVGTVNDVSLQPDKKVVVKFDADRSVALTDGTKAAVRYLNLVGDRYLELVDGPGSTKRLPAGGQIALSHTAPALDLDLLLGGLKPLIHGLNPRDVNALSSALLEVFQGEGGTLQSLFNKSTSFTNTLADNDQTIEHLIDNLNTVAETLNKDGGQFSGAIDRLEKLVTGLANDRDTFGPAIDALSTGTVTLADLLGKSRKPLGATIEQLHRLAPNLDDDKDRLDAAFQKAPRNYRKLVRLGVFGATIPYFLCQITLRGTDLQGKTVIAPWFRSDAQRCEEPDPEGH, from the coding sequence ATGAGGGGCTCACTGCGTGCCACGCTGATCAAGTTCGGCGCCTTCGCCGTCGTGATGTCGGTGCTGACCGCCTTCTTGTTCTTTACCTTCGGGCAGTACCGCACCGGCGCGGTCACCGGTTATTCGGCGGTGTTCAACGACGCGTCGCGGTTACGGGCCGGGGACTCGGTGCGCGTTGCCGGTGTACGGGTCGGCACCGTCAACGACGTTTCGTTGCAACCGGACAAGAAGGTCGTAGTGAAATTCGACGCCGACCGGTCGGTCGCTCTGACCGACGGCACCAAGGCGGCGGTTCGCTACCTCAATCTGGTCGGCGACCGTTACCTCGAATTGGTCGACGGTCCGGGATCGACCAAGCGGCTGCCTGCCGGGGGGCAGATCGCGCTGAGTCACACGGCTCCGGCGCTCGACCTCGATCTACTGCTGGGCGGGCTGAAACCGCTTATCCACGGGCTGAATCCACGGGATGTCAATGCGTTGTCGTCGGCGCTCCTGGAAGTATTCCAAGGCGAAGGCGGTACCTTGCAGTCGCTGTTCAACAAGTCGACCTCGTTCACGAACACATTGGCCGACAACGACCAAACGATCGAGCACCTGATCGACAACCTCAACACCGTGGCCGAAACCCTGAACAAAGATGGCGGCCAGTTCTCTGGGGCGATCGACCGCCTCGAAAAGCTGGTCACCGGATTGGCCAACGACCGGGACACGTTCGGTCCTGCCATCGACGCCCTGAGCACCGGTACGGTCACGCTGGCGGACCTGCTGGGTAAATCACGGAAACCGTTGGGCGCCACCATCGAGCAGCTCCATCGGTTGGCGCCGAACCTGGACGACGACAAGGACCGCCTCGACGCCGCGTTCCAGAAGGCACCCAGGAACTATCGAAAGCTGGTCCGGCTCGGCGTTTTCGGCGCCACCATCCCGTACTTCTTGTGCCAGATCACGCTTCGGGGCACCGACCTTCAGGGCAAGACGGTCATCGCACCCTGGTTCCGGTCCGATGCGCAGCGGTGTGAAGAACCGGATCCGGAGGGGCACTGA
- a CDS encoding SDR family NAD(P)-dependent oxidoreductase, which produces MRTAVVTGGGSGIGLAVAERLRKDGYRVATLDLTPSDTELAFTADVTDRGQIDAALAGIRDAVGPITVLVNAAGLDGFKRFAHIEFADWQRVIDVNLNGVFHMIQAVLPDMLDAGWGRIVNISSSSTHSGAPFMTHYVAAKSAVNGLTKALALEYGPNGITVNAVPPGFIDTPMLRSAERRGNLGDIEKTIAATPVRRIGKPEDIAAACAFLISEEAGYITGQILGVNGGRNT; this is translated from the coding sequence ATGAGGACGGCTGTCGTCACCGGCGGCGGCTCCGGAATCGGCCTGGCCGTGGCCGAGCGTCTCCGCAAGGACGGCTACCGAGTCGCGACCCTAGACCTCACACCGTCGGACACCGAACTCGCGTTCACCGCGGATGTCACCGACCGCGGACAGATCGACGCCGCGCTGGCCGGCATCCGCGACGCGGTCGGACCGATCACGGTGCTGGTCAACGCCGCCGGACTCGACGGGTTCAAGCGCTTCGCCCACATCGAGTTCGCGGACTGGCAGCGCGTGATCGACGTCAACCTCAACGGCGTCTTCCACATGATCCAGGCCGTGCTGCCGGACATGCTCGACGCCGGTTGGGGTCGCATCGTCAACATCTCCTCCTCCAGCACGCATTCCGGCGCGCCCTTCATGACGCACTACGTCGCGGCCAAATCGGCCGTCAACGGCCTGACCAAGGCGCTGGCGCTGGAATATGGGCCGAACGGCATCACCGTCAACGCGGTGCCGCCGGGCTTCATCGACACCCCGATGCTGCGCAGCGCCGAGCGACGCGGCAACCTCGGCGACATCGAAAAGACCATCGCCGCAACGCCGGTGCGCCGCATCGGCAAGCCCGAGGACATCGCCGCTGCGTGTGCCTTCTTGATCTCCGAGGAGGCCGGCTACATCACCGGTCAGATCCTGGGCGTCAACGGCGGCCGAAACACTTAG
- a CDS encoding CaiB/BaiF CoA transferase family protein produces the protein MAGPLEGIRVLEVAMYGFVPSAGAVLAEWGADVVKVEHAVTGDPQRGLRQTGLLRVEGDPNPNIEHANRCKRSIGLDMSVPEGKEVLYELARRSDVFLTSFLPGHRKKFGIDVDDIRTVNPNIVYARGSALGPRGAESEKGGYDMTAFWCRAGTAATITPPGTEGMVGPPGPAYGDTISGTNLAGGIAAALLKRERTGEPSVVDVSLLGSGLWSMGHTVALTMHLNERMEAFPPGVHGSPINPLVGLYATSDGRYISFVMMQAGKFWADVCRHIDQPELAEDPRFDTGEKIAANTAEAVEILSKAIATRTLAEWSERFATLAGPWAPVQDTLQAAGDAQIRANEYLVQAGELELVANPVQFDVAAPVSGPAPGFAEQTDDILQELGLDWDRIIELKTIGAVT, from the coding sequence ATGGCGGGGCCGCTGGAAGGCATCCGCGTCCTGGAGGTCGCGATGTACGGGTTCGTCCCGTCCGCGGGCGCCGTGCTGGCCGAGTGGGGCGCCGACGTGGTCAAGGTTGAGCACGCGGTGACCGGCGACCCGCAGCGCGGTCTGCGGCAGACCGGTCTGCTGCGCGTCGAGGGCGACCCCAACCCGAACATCGAGCACGCCAACCGCTGCAAGCGCAGCATCGGCCTGGACATGTCGGTGCCTGAGGGCAAAGAGGTGCTCTACGAACTGGCCCGCCGCTCCGATGTTTTCCTCACCAGCTTCCTTCCCGGTCACCGGAAGAAGTTCGGCATCGACGTCGACGACATCCGTACGGTCAACCCGAACATCGTCTACGCCCGAGGCAGCGCCCTAGGTCCACGCGGCGCGGAGTCGGAAAAGGGTGGCTATGACATGACCGCGTTCTGGTGCCGTGCCGGAACCGCCGCCACCATCACCCCGCCCGGCACCGAGGGCATGGTCGGTCCTCCCGGACCGGCCTACGGCGACACCATCTCCGGAACCAACCTGGCCGGCGGCATCGCCGCGGCCCTGCTCAAACGCGAGCGCACCGGCGAACCGTCTGTCGTCGACGTCTCGCTGCTGGGCAGCGGGTTATGGTCGATGGGGCACACCGTTGCCCTGACCATGCACCTGAACGAGCGCATGGAAGCCTTCCCGCCCGGGGTGCACGGATCACCGATCAATCCGTTGGTGGGCCTGTACGCGACATCGGACGGCCGCTACATCTCCTTCGTGATGATGCAGGCGGGCAAGTTCTGGGCCGACGTCTGCCGGCACATCGACCAACCCGAACTGGCCGAGGATCCCCGGTTCGACACCGGCGAGAAGATCGCTGCCAACACCGCCGAGGCCGTCGAGATATTGAGCAAGGCAATCGCCACGCGCACGCTGGCGGAATGGAGCGAGCGCTTCGCCACCCTCGCCGGCCCGTGGGCGCCCGTGCAGGACACGTTGCAGGCCGCCGGCGACGCTCAAATCCGGGCCAACGAATATCTGGTGCAGGCGGGCGAACTCGAATTGGTCGCCAACCCGGTGCAGTTCGACGTGGCCGCTCCGGTCTCGGGACCGGCGCCCGGATTCGCCGAGCAAACCGACGACATCTTGCAAGAGCTCGGGCTGGACTGGGACCGCATTATCGAGCTCAAAACTATCGGTGCCGTCACTTAA
- a CDS encoding aldehyde dehydrogenase family protein, producing the protein MPPQDAAIATVGTRPSTDSEPNRRLLIDGELVNAEHVFASVNPATGQVIGHAPDAGIAEAQRAIAAARRAFDTTNWSTDAEFRIHCLDQLHQALLDHAEELRELTIAEVGATRALTQGAQLDEPIKIVRYYADVLRDYSMSEELGEIESRGIRHRRWVEKEAAGVVGAIIAYNYPNQLALAKLAPALAAGCTVVLKGAPDTPLVTLALGELIAEHTDIPPGVVNVLSSSDSAVGEALTTSPQVDVITFTGSTPVGRRIMAAASETVKRVFLELGGKSAAILLDDADFAGASVFAAFSMVTHAGQGCALTSRLLVPRTHHDEIVELIAQNFAHVRHGDPADPKTYMGPLINERQRDKVDDMVQRAIADGATLVTGGKRLDPGYFYAPTLLTNVDPDSEIAQQEIFGPVLVVIAFDDDDDAVRIANNSIYGLAGAVFSADQDRALSVARRIRTGSFSINGGNYFSADAPFGGFKQSGVGREMGVAGLEEFLERKTFAVPAGSGEGAA; encoded by the coding sequence ATGCCACCGCAGGATGCCGCCATTGCCACCGTGGGCACTCGGCCCTCGACGGATAGCGAGCCGAACCGGCGGCTGCTGATCGACGGTGAGCTCGTCAACGCCGAACACGTCTTCGCATCGGTCAACCCTGCCACCGGTCAGGTCATCGGGCATGCCCCCGACGCCGGCATCGCCGAAGCGCAGCGGGCGATAGCCGCTGCGCGACGAGCGTTCGATACCACCAACTGGTCGACCGATGCCGAATTCCGGATCCACTGCCTCGACCAGCTGCACCAAGCGCTGCTCGACCACGCCGAGGAGCTGCGCGAGCTGACCATCGCCGAGGTCGGTGCGACCCGCGCACTCACCCAGGGCGCGCAGCTCGACGAGCCGATCAAGATCGTCCGCTACTACGCCGACGTCCTGCGCGACTACTCGATGAGCGAAGAGCTCGGAGAGATCGAGTCCCGGGGCATACGCCACCGGCGCTGGGTAGAGAAGGAAGCCGCCGGCGTGGTGGGCGCGATCATCGCCTACAACTACCCGAACCAGTTGGCACTGGCCAAGCTGGCTCCGGCACTCGCGGCGGGGTGCACCGTCGTCCTCAAGGGGGCGCCGGACACCCCGCTTGTCACGCTGGCGCTCGGCGAGCTGATCGCCGAACACACCGACATCCCGCCGGGCGTGGTCAACGTGCTCAGCTCGTCGGATTCAGCAGTCGGTGAGGCGCTGACCACCAGCCCGCAGGTCGACGTCATCACCTTTACCGGGTCGACGCCGGTCGGGCGCCGGATCATGGCCGCGGCGAGCGAGACGGTCAAGCGGGTCTTTCTCGAACTCGGCGGGAAGTCGGCGGCGATCCTGCTCGACGACGCCGACTTCGCCGGCGCCAGCGTCTTTGCGGCGTTCTCGATGGTCACCCATGCCGGCCAGGGTTGCGCGTTGACGTCAAGGCTGCTGGTGCCCAGGACTCATCACGACGAGATCGTCGAGTTGATCGCGCAGAACTTCGCCCACGTCAGGCACGGGGATCCGGCCGACCCGAAGACGTACATGGGGCCGCTGATCAACGAACGCCAGCGCGACAAGGTCGACGACATGGTGCAGCGCGCGATTGCCGACGGCGCGACGCTGGTCACCGGTGGTAAGCGCCTGGACCCCGGCTACTTCTATGCGCCCACACTGCTCACCAACGTCGACCCCGACAGCGAGATCGCGCAGCAGGAAATCTTCGGACCGGTGCTCGTCGTCATCGCCTTCGACGATGACGACGACGCCGTGCGGATCGCCAACAACTCCATCTACGGCCTGGCCGGCGCCGTGTTCAGCGCGGACCAGGATCGGGCGTTGTCGGTCGCGCGCCGGATCCGCACCGGCTCGTTCTCGATCAACGGCGGCAACTACTTCAGCGCCGACGCGCCGTTCGGTGGCTTCAAGCAGTCCGGCGTCGGCCGCGAGATGGGCGTCGCGGGTCTGGAGGAATTCCTGGAGCGCAAGACCTTCGCCGTCCCGGCCGGTAGCGGCGAGGGCGCGGCCTGA
- a CDS encoding MlaE family ABC transporter permease, which yields MTVLKTLRATYPRAFRVLGQWRRPIGTLTSIGDHAVFYGKALAAIPFAVTRYRREIIRLVAEISMGAGTLAMIGGTVVIIGFLTLAAGGTLAVQGYSSLGNIGIEALTGFLAAFINVRILAPVVAGIGLAATFGAGVTAQLGAMRISEEIDALESMAIRPISYLVSTRIVAGMLTITPLYSIAVILSFLASQFTTVVLFGQSGGLYDHYFDTFLNPIDLLWSFMQAVLMALAVLLMHTYYGFFASGGPEGVGVATGNAVRTSLIVVISVTLLVSLSIYGSNGNFNLSG from the coding sequence ATGACTGTGCTGAAGACGCTGAGGGCCACCTACCCCCGTGCGTTCCGCGTGCTCGGTCAGTGGCGCCGTCCCATCGGCACCCTCACCTCGATCGGCGACCACGCCGTGTTCTACGGCAAGGCGTTGGCAGCGATACCGTTCGCGGTCACTCGCTACCGACGGGAGATCATTCGACTGGTCGCCGAAATCAGCATGGGCGCGGGCACGTTGGCGATGATCGGTGGAACGGTGGTGATCATCGGCTTCCTGACACTGGCCGCCGGCGGCACCCTGGCGGTGCAGGGTTACAGCTCGCTGGGAAACATCGGCATCGAGGCGTTGACCGGATTTCTGGCGGCCTTCATCAACGTTCGTATCCTCGCGCCGGTGGTCGCCGGAATCGGTTTGGCGGCCACCTTCGGGGCGGGCGTGACCGCGCAATTGGGCGCCATGCGGATCAGCGAAGAAATCGACGCGCTGGAGTCGATGGCGATTCGGCCGATCTCGTATCTGGTCAGCACGAGGATCGTGGCGGGCATGCTGACGATCACGCCGCTGTACAGTATCGCGGTCATATTGTCGTTCCTGGCAAGTCAATTCACCACGGTGGTGTTGTTCGGGCAGTCAGGCGGCCTCTACGACCACTACTTCGACACTTTCTTGAACCCGATCGACCTGTTGTGGTCGTTCATGCAGGCGGTGTTGATGGCCCTCGCCGTTCTTCTCATGCACACCTACTACGGGTTTTTCGCCTCCGGCGGCCCCGAAGGTGTCGGGGTTGCCACCGGCAACGCGGTGCGTACGTCGCTGATCGTCGTGATCTCGGTGACGCTGTTGGTGTCGCTGTCGATCTACGGCTCAAACGGAAACTTCAATCTCTCGGGATAG
- a CDS encoding MCE family protein — protein sequence MLKYRGAALIKAGFIGSVLIAMVILVGLSPDRILSLATDVRYQAIFSEAGGLAVGNAVTVSGIKVGTVSDVSLHNGDALVTFMMKGSVPLGKDTSAHIRTGTLLGERVLTLESSGSGTMHPLDVIPISRTSSPYSLTEAVSDFTAYADQTNTATLNQSLETLSTTLNQITPQLGPTFDAVTRLTRSLNARNTSLADLFKSASSVTGILSERSQQVNRLILNSDDLLQVLAGRRNEIVQLLAATSNVSKQLSGLVHDNESKLAPALQKLNSVTAVLEKNRDNFEKALPGLAKFEITVGEAISSMYAYSAFVPNFLVPQIFQPFLDYLWGFRTFDTSKGPGFPSPVPRSLVPQLYNGAPECPGCTLGGRIGGGQ from the coding sequence ATGCTGAAGTACCGCGGCGCCGCGTTGATCAAGGCCGGATTCATCGGCTCCGTCCTGATCGCGATGGTGATCCTGGTGGGGTTGTCACCCGACCGCATTCTGTCGTTGGCCACCGACGTTCGTTACCAGGCGATTTTCTCCGAAGCGGGCGGCCTCGCCGTCGGCAACGCGGTAACTGTCTCCGGGATCAAAGTCGGGACGGTGTCGGATGTTTCGCTGCACAACGGCGACGCGCTGGTCACCTTCATGATGAAGGGCAGTGTTCCGCTCGGCAAAGACACCAGCGCGCACATTCGCACCGGCACCCTGCTGGGCGAACGCGTGCTGACTTTGGAGTCATCCGGCAGTGGCACGATGCATCCGCTCGATGTGATTCCGATTTCGCGCACCTCGTCGCCGTATTCACTGACCGAAGCGGTCAGTGACTTTACGGCCTACGCGGACCAGACAAACACTGCGACGTTGAACCAGTCACTCGAGACCTTGTCGACCACGCTCAACCAGATCACCCCACAGCTGGGACCGACCTTCGACGCGGTCACCCGGTTGACGCGAAGCCTCAATGCCCGCAACACGAGCCTTGCCGACTTGTTCAAGAGCGCCAGTTCCGTCACCGGAATCCTGTCCGAGCGCAGCCAACAGGTGAACAGGCTGATCCTCAATTCTGACGATCTGCTGCAGGTCTTGGCCGGACGCCGGAACGAAATCGTTCAACTGCTGGCTGCGACGTCGAACGTGTCCAAGCAGCTATCCGGATTGGTGCATGACAACGAAAGCAAGTTGGCGCCGGCGCTGCAGAAGCTGAACTCGGTGACCGCGGTGCTGGAAAAGAACCGGGACAACTTCGAGAAGGCGTTACCCGGCCTCGCCAAGTTCGAAATCACTGTTGGCGAAGCCATCTCCAGCATGTACGCCTACTCCGCTTTCGTTCCGAACTTCCTTGTGCCACAAATCTTCCAACCCTTCCTCGACTACCTGTGGGGATTTCGGACATTTGACACCAGCAAGGGCCCGGGTTTCCCGTCACCGGTACCGCGGTCGTTGGTTCCGCAGTTGTACAACGGAGCTCCGGAGTGCCCTGGTTGTACCCTGGGTGGTCGGATCGGGGGTGGGCAATGA
- a CDS encoding MlaE family ABC transporter permease produces MATKGAERWSTGISLPNGISGAAQAIGGLFAMSADAVKFAFRRPFQGREFLEQSWFVARVSLAPTLLVAIPFTVLVSFILNILLRELGAADLSGAGAAFGAVTQLGPLVTVLIVAGAGATAMCADLGSRTIREEIDALEVLGINPVQRLVTPRMLAAGLVALLLNSLVVIIGIVGGYVFSVFVQDVNPGAFAAGITLLTGVPEVIISCVKASLFGLIAGLVACYRGLTISGGGAKAVGNAVNETVVYAFMALFVVNVVVTAVGIRFSMKQ; encoded by the coding sequence ATGGCGACTAAGGGTGCGGAGCGCTGGTCTACCGGGATCAGCTTGCCCAACGGCATTTCCGGTGCGGCGCAAGCGATCGGCGGGCTGTTTGCTATGAGCGCCGATGCGGTGAAGTTCGCGTTTCGCCGGCCGTTCCAGGGGCGTGAATTTCTCGAGCAGTCGTGGTTCGTCGCGAGGGTGTCGTTGGCGCCCACGTTGCTGGTCGCCATTCCGTTCACGGTGCTCGTCAGCTTCATCCTGAACATCCTGCTGCGAGAACTGGGCGCCGCCGACCTCAGCGGTGCGGGAGCGGCATTCGGCGCCGTCACCCAGCTCGGACCATTGGTAACGGTGTTGATCGTGGCCGGTGCCGGCGCCACGGCGATGTGCGCGGATCTCGGTTCACGCACCATCCGCGAAGAGATCGACGCGTTGGAAGTGCTTGGCATCAACCCGGTTCAGCGCTTGGTGACGCCGCGGATGCTCGCCGCCGGCCTTGTTGCACTCTTGCTCAACAGCCTGGTTGTCATTATCGGAATCGTTGGCGGCTACGTGTTCTCGGTCTTCGTGCAGGACGTCAATCCTGGCGCGTTCGCCGCGGGGATCACGTTGCTGACCGGGGTGCCCGAGGTGATCATCTCGTGCGTCAAGGCGTCGTTGTTCGGCCTCATCGCCGGTCTGGTGGCGTGCTATCGGGGACTGACTATCTCCGGGGGTGGCGCCAAGGCGGTGGGTAACGCCGTCAACGAGACCGTCGTCTATGCGTTCATGGCGCTGTTCGTCGTCAACGTGGTCGTCACCGCCGTCGGCATCAGATTCAGCATGAAGCAATGA
- a CDS encoding MCE family protein, which translates to MPHNGIRALTGLVTVAVLAAIVAVAVGLFQGSFTQSVPVTVLSSRAGLVMNPDAKVKMHGVQVGKVDSIDSRPDGQAVLHLAMYPSEMHLIPANVLVDLTPPTVFGAKFVELVPPAEPSAQALHAGQVLNSQHVTVEANTVFKQLTSVLNTLDPAKLNETLGAVSQALSGRGEKIGQAFSDLDNFLAKFQPSLPALSNDIAMSAPVFHAYGDASADLLKTLNNSVQISKSIVDEQRNLDELLISAIGLANVGNDVLGANRKALTNVFHLLAPTTDLLNEYAPALTCAMQGDAVLAKAPPLPEPSIAISASLTWGTERYRYPANLPRVAATGGPHCMGLPHLPFNSTAKVLIADTGANPAGYGNQQLLLNFDGLKQLLYGPIDGPPRNPAQVGQQG; encoded by the coding sequence ATGCCCCACAACGGGATACGCGCGCTGACGGGTCTGGTGACCGTCGCGGTTCTCGCCGCGATTGTTGCGGTCGCCGTGGGCTTGTTCCAGGGCAGCTTCACCCAGAGCGTTCCGGTGACCGTGTTGTCGTCACGCGCCGGCCTGGTGATGAACCCGGACGCCAAGGTGAAAATGCATGGTGTGCAGGTCGGCAAGGTCGATTCGATCGACTCGCGGCCCGACGGTCAAGCCGTGCTGCACCTGGCGATGTACCCGTCCGAGATGCATTTGATTCCGGCCAATGTGCTCGTCGACCTGACGCCGCCAACGGTGTTCGGCGCCAAGTTCGTCGAGCTGGTCCCACCGGCTGAACCCTCGGCCCAGGCCCTGCACGCCGGTCAGGTGCTCAACAGCCAACACGTCACCGTCGAAGCCAACACGGTGTTCAAACAGCTGACGTCCGTGCTGAATACGCTCGACCCCGCGAAGCTGAACGAGACCCTTGGTGCTGTCTCGCAGGCGCTCAGCGGCCGGGGGGAGAAGATCGGTCAGGCGTTCAGCGACCTCGACAACTTCTTGGCGAAGTTCCAGCCGAGCCTGCCCGCGTTGAGCAACGACATCGCGATGTCGGCGCCGGTCTTCCACGCCTACGGCGATGCGTCGGCGGATCTGCTGAAGACGCTCAACAATTCGGTGCAGATCAGCAAGTCGATCGTCGACGAGCAACGCAACCTCGACGAGTTGCTCATCAGCGCAATCGGTTTGGCCAACGTCGGTAACGACGTGCTGGGCGCCAACCGTAAAGCGTTGACGAACGTCTTTCACCTGCTGGCGCCGACCACCGATCTGCTCAACGAATATGCCCCGGCGCTGACTTGCGCCATGCAGGGCGACGCCGTTCTCGCGAAGGCACCGCCGCTGCCGGAACCAAGCATCGCGATTTCAGCCAGCCTCACGTGGGGTACCGAACGCTACCGATATCCGGCCAACCTGCCCAGGGTCGCCGCGACGGGCGGTCCGCACTGCATGGGTCTTCCCCACCTTCCGTTCAACAGCACGGCCAAGGTCCTCATCGCCGACACGGGAGCGAACCCGGCGGGATATGGAAACCAGCAACTGCTGCTCAACTTCGACGGCCTCAAGCAGTTGCTGTATGGGCCAATCGACGGCCCACCCCGCAACCCCGCACAGGTCGGACAACAGGGATGA